Proteins from one Mycobacterium sp. HUMS_12744610 genomic window:
- a CDS encoding LLM class F420-dependent oxidoreductase: MQLTGVGIWSSQLRYGDAAESAEAATELDELGFPALWIPDVGGPLLDAVGRLLAATRRTVIATGILNLWMHSPGDVAESHAELTAAHGDRFLLGIGVSHAPLIDAKQPGRYRKPLAATASFLDGLDAAPRPVPVESRVLAALGPKMLALSATRASGAHPYLVTPDHTAFAREILGEGPLLLPEQTVILSDDADEARRIGTGMLRSYLSMPNYANNMLRSGFSEEDVRQVSDRLFDAVIAWGDEEAILRRVAEHRSAGADHVCVQVLTDDPTAFPREQWRRIAAAL, encoded by the coding sequence ATGCAACTCACCGGTGTCGGGATCTGGAGCAGCCAGCTGCGCTACGGCGACGCAGCCGAGTCCGCCGAGGCAGCAACGGAATTGGATGAACTGGGTTTCCCGGCGCTGTGGATTCCCGACGTCGGCGGGCCGCTGCTCGACGCGGTGGGCCGCCTGCTCGCCGCGACCAGGCGCACGGTGATCGCCACCGGAATCCTGAACCTGTGGATGCACTCGCCGGGCGACGTCGCCGAATCCCATGCGGAGCTGACCGCCGCGCACGGAGACCGGTTCCTGCTGGGCATCGGGGTCAGCCATGCCCCGCTGATCGATGCCAAGCAGCCGGGGCGCTACCGCAAGCCGCTGGCCGCGACGGCGTCGTTCCTGGACGGCCTGGACGCCGCCCCGCGCCCGGTGCCCGTCGAGAGCCGGGTCCTCGCCGCGCTGGGTCCCAAGATGCTGGCGTTGTCGGCGACCCGTGCCAGCGGGGCCCACCCCTACTTGGTCACCCCCGACCACACCGCCTTCGCCCGTGAGATTTTGGGCGAGGGACCGCTGCTGCTGCCCGAGCAGACCGTGATCCTGTCCGACGACGCCGACGAGGCACGCCGCATCGGCACCGGCATGCTTCGGTCGTATCTCTCGATGCCGAACTACGCCAACAACATGCTGCGCAGCGGCTTCTCCGAAGAAGACGTCAGGCAGGTGAGCGACCGGCTCTTCGACGCGGTCATCGCCTGGGGCGACGAAGAGGCGATCCTGCGCCGGGTCGCCGAGCACCGGTCGGCCGGCGCCGACCACGTCTGCGTCCAGGTGCTCACCGACGACCCGACGGCCTTCCCCCGCGAGCAATGGCGCCGGATCGCCGCCGCCCTCTGA
- a CDS encoding FAD-dependent monooxygenase translates to MRILISGASIAGPVLAYWLNRYGFDVTVVERATALRKAGGHAVDLFRPAMEISARMGVLPRIEDRATGTDRLTMHREGRTRPTEIDLAKIYAATSDRHVEIMRDDLSEIYYAAGRDDVEYLFDDSITSIDVDGDVTFEHSPTRAFDVVVGADGVHSNVRRLTFGEEGELTRFLGGYLAVLSVPKALADAGRMTGHVGVGRVAALYTAQHLDDARAAFLFRSKAELDCGHRDLPRQRQILRDKFAGMHAQVDRWLEELDQTPAFYFDAITQLRLDRWSRRRVTLVGDAGYCPGPAVGGSTSLAVLGAYVLAGELARADGDHLRAFAAYELAMREPVLRSRAFARGAAKSVIPGSATGVWALTRGAQLVSQMPAPLSRALAKLNTKGLRLYDSIQVPDYSELDV, encoded by the coding sequence ATGCGGATCCTCATCTCCGGTGCCAGCATCGCCGGGCCGGTACTGGCGTACTGGCTGAACCGGTACGGCTTCGACGTCACCGTCGTCGAGCGCGCGACGGCCCTGCGCAAAGCCGGCGGCCACGCCGTCGACCTGTTCCGTCCGGCGATGGAGATCTCGGCGAGAATGGGCGTCCTGCCGCGCATCGAGGACCGCGCCACCGGAACCGACCGGCTCACGATGCACCGTGAGGGACGCACGCGGCCCACCGAGATCGACCTCGCCAAGATCTATGCCGCCACCTCCGACCGGCACGTGGAGATCATGCGCGACGACCTCAGCGAGATCTACTACGCCGCAGGCCGTGACGACGTCGAGTACCTGTTCGACGACTCGATCACATCGATCGACGTCGACGGCGACGTGACCTTCGAGCACTCGCCCACCCGCGCGTTCGACGTCGTCGTCGGCGCCGACGGGGTGCACTCCAACGTGCGGCGCCTGACGTTCGGCGAGGAGGGCGAACTCACCCGTTTCCTCGGGGGATACCTGGCCGTGCTGTCGGTGCCCAAGGCGCTGGCCGACGCGGGGCGCATGACCGGTCACGTCGGCGTCGGTCGCGTCGCGGCGCTCTACACCGCGCAGCATCTGGACGACGCGCGCGCGGCCTTTCTGTTTCGCAGCAAGGCAGAACTGGATTGCGGGCATCGGGATCTGCCGCGGCAGCGCCAGATTCTGCGCGACAAGTTCGCGGGCATGCATGCGCAGGTGGACCGCTGGCTCGAGGAACTGGACCAAACACCGGCGTTCTACTTCGATGCGATCACGCAACTGCGACTGGACAGATGGTCGCGCCGACGGGTCACCCTGGTCGGCGACGCCGGGTACTGCCCGGGCCCCGCGGTCGGCGGCAGCACCAGCCTCGCGGTGCTGGGCGCCTACGTGCTGGCCGGCGAGCTGGCCCGGGCCGACGGCGACCACCTGCGCGCATTCGCCGCATACGAATTGGCCATGCGCGAGCCGGTGCTGCGCAGTCGGGCCTTCGCCCGCGGCGCCGCCAAGAGCGTCATTCCCGGATCGGCGACGGGGGTGTGGGCGCTGACCCGCGGAGCCCAGCTCGTCTCGCAGATGCCCGCGCCGTTGTCGCGCGCGCTGGCCAAGCTCAACACCAAGGGCCTGCGACTGTACGACTCGATACAGGTGCCCGACTACTCCGAACTCGACGTCTGA
- a CDS encoding 3-hydroxyacyl-CoA dehydrogenase NAD-binding domain-containing protein, with translation MTENTIAWDKDADGIVTLTLDDPTGSANVMNEHYKESMHKAVERLVAEKDSITGVVITSGKKTFFAGGDLKSMITAGPENAGEIFAEVEDIKRDLRTLETLGKPVVAAINGAALGGGLEIALACHHRIVADVKGVQIGLPEVTLGLLPGGGGVTRTVRMLGIQNAFVNVLSQGTRFKPAAAKDNGLVDELVSSVEELVPAAKAWIKANPEAHEQPWDKKGYKMPGGTPSSPGLAAILPSFPSLLRKQLKGAPMPAPRAILAAAVEGAQVDFDTATRIESRYFTELVTGPIAKNMIQAFFFDLQTINSGGSRPDGIEPVKINKIGVLGAGMMGAGIAYVSAKAGFDVVLKDVSLEAAQKGKGYSEKLEAKALERGKTSKERSDALLARITPTGDAADLKGVDFVVEAVFENQDLKHKVFQEIEDVVEPNAVLGSNTSTLPITGLATGVKRQEDFIGIHFFSPVDKMPLVEIIKGEKTSDEALARVFDYTLAIGKTPIVVNDSRGFYTSRVIGTFVNEALAMLGEGVEPASIEHAGSQAGYPAPPLQLSDELNLELMHKIALATRKGVEDAGGTYEPHPAEAVVEKMIEIGRPSRLSGAGFYEYVDGKRTRLWPGLRETFKSGTSEPPLQDMIDRMLFAEALETQKCIDEGVITSTADANIGSIMGIGFPPWTGGAAQLIAGYPHGGKAGFVARAKELAAKYGDRFLPPASLS, from the coding sequence ATGACAGAGAACACTATTGCGTGGGACAAGGATGCCGACGGCATCGTCACGCTGACGTTGGACGACCCGACCGGGTCGGCCAATGTGATGAACGAGCACTACAAGGAGTCCATGCACAAGGCCGTCGAACGCCTTGTGGCCGAAAAGGACTCGATCACCGGCGTGGTGATCACCAGCGGTAAGAAGACCTTCTTCGCCGGCGGCGACCTCAAGAGCATGATCACCGCGGGCCCGGAGAACGCCGGCGAGATCTTCGCCGAGGTCGAGGACATCAAGCGCGACCTGCGCACGCTGGAGACCCTGGGCAAGCCGGTGGTGGCCGCCATCAACGGCGCGGCGCTGGGCGGCGGACTGGAGATCGCGCTGGCCTGCCACCACCGCATCGTCGCCGACGTCAAGGGAGTCCAGATCGGCCTGCCCGAGGTCACCCTCGGCTTGCTGCCCGGCGGCGGCGGGGTGACCCGCACGGTGCGGATGCTGGGCATCCAGAACGCCTTCGTCAACGTGCTGAGCCAGGGAACCCGCTTCAAGCCGGCCGCCGCCAAGGACAACGGGCTGGTCGACGAACTCGTTTCCAGCGTCGAGGAATTGGTCCCGGCAGCCAAGGCGTGGATCAAGGCCAACCCCGAGGCGCACGAGCAGCCCTGGGACAAGAAGGGTTACAAGATGCCCGGCGGCACCCCGTCGTCGCCGGGGCTGGCGGCGATCCTGCCGTCGTTCCCGTCGCTGCTGCGCAAGCAGCTCAAGGGTGCGCCGATGCCCGCGCCGCGGGCCATCCTGGCCGCCGCGGTCGAGGGCGCGCAGGTGGACTTCGACACGGCGACCCGCATCGAGAGCCGCTATTTCACCGAGCTGGTCACCGGCCCGATCGCCAAGAACATGATCCAGGCGTTCTTCTTCGACCTGCAGACCATCAACTCCGGGGGCTCGCGGCCCGACGGCATCGAGCCGGTCAAGATCAACAAGATCGGTGTGCTGGGTGCGGGCATGATGGGCGCCGGCATCGCCTACGTCTCGGCCAAGGCCGGATTCGACGTCGTGCTCAAGGACGTCAGCCTCGAGGCGGCGCAGAAGGGCAAGGGCTACTCCGAGAAGCTCGAGGCCAAGGCGCTGGAGCGGGGCAAGACCAGCAAGGAGCGCTCCGATGCGCTGCTGGCGCGCATCACCCCGACCGGTGACGCCGCGGACCTCAAGGGCGTCGACTTCGTCGTCGAGGCGGTGTTCGAGAACCAGGACCTCAAGCACAAGGTCTTCCAGGAGATCGAGGACGTCGTCGAGCCGAACGCGGTCCTGGGGTCGAACACCTCCACGCTGCCGATCACCGGTCTGGCCACCGGCGTCAAGCGGCAGGAGGACTTCATCGGGATCCACTTCTTCTCGCCGGTCGACAAGATGCCGCTGGTCGAGATCATCAAGGGCGAGAAGACCTCCGACGAGGCGCTGGCCCGGGTGTTCGACTACACCCTGGCCATCGGCAAGACCCCGATCGTGGTCAACGACAGCCGCGGCTTCTACACCTCCCGGGTCATCGGCACGTTCGTCAACGAGGCCCTGGCGATGCTCGGCGAGGGGGTGGAGCCGGCCTCGATCGAGCATGCCGGTTCGCAGGCCGGATACCCGGCACCGCCGCTGCAGCTCTCCGACGAGCTCAACCTGGAGCTGATGCACAAGATCGCGCTCGCCACCCGCAAGGGCGTCGAGGACGCCGGCGGCACCTACGAGCCGCACCCGGCCGAGGCCGTCGTGGAGAAGATGATCGAGATCGGCCGCCCGTCAAGGCTTTCCGGGGCCGGCTTCTACGAGTACGTCGACGGCAAGCGCACCCGGCTGTGGCCGGGCCTGCGGGAGACGTTCAAGTCCGGCACCTCGGAGCCGCCGCTGCAGGACATGATCGACCGGATGCTGTTCGCCGAGGCGCTCGAGACGCAGAAGTGCATCGACGAGGGCGTCATCACCTCGACCGCGGACGCCAACATCGGCTCGATCATGGGCATCGGCTTCCCGCCGTGGACCGGTGGCGCCGCGCAGTTGATCGCGGGTTACCCGCACGGCGGCAAGGCCGGGTTCGTCGCGCGGGCCAAGGAGCTGGCCGCCAAGTACGGCGACCGCTTCTTGCCGCCGGCCTCGCTGAGCTGA